The following coding sequences are from one Pseudonocardia sp. EC080619-01 window:
- a CDS encoding DUF3500 domain-containing protein yields the protein MTTATGHTTETATAMAEAAAAWLDTLDGEHRATGTGHGPGTGDDDAERRRWFYTPTDHGGLTLHEQSPVQQQRAMRLVASGLSEAGFATVAAVMGLENVLDRAQGWPARPYRERFRDPGLYHLRVFGDPAGGTWGWRFGGHHVSLNNLVVDGRVAATTPCFLGANPATTPLLGGGVHRPLGPTEDLARDIVRGLPPELLDAAVLAEAAPPDLVTANRATAAPGDRPLPGTAIRRESPPGPADPVAGTEEVALGATPRGVPASALDDRGRDLLRRLLSAYLDRAPAGTSPVQRYDDDAALDEVHLAWAGSTDPGEPHYYRLQGPRLLLEWDNTQDGADHAHSVWRDPESDLGLDVLGEHLAFAHR from the coding sequence GTGACGACGGCGACCGGGCACACGACCGAGACCGCGACGGCGATGGCCGAGGCCGCCGCGGCGTGGCTGGACACCCTCGACGGCGAGCACCGCGCGACCGGGACCGGCCACGGCCCCGGCACGGGCGACGACGACGCCGAGCGCCGCCGCTGGTTCTACACCCCGACCGACCACGGCGGCCTGACCCTGCACGAGCAGTCCCCGGTCCAGCAGCAGCGCGCGATGCGGCTCGTCGCGTCCGGCCTGTCCGAGGCCGGGTTCGCGACCGTCGCCGCGGTCATGGGCCTGGAGAACGTGCTCGACCGGGCGCAGGGCTGGCCGGCGCGCCCGTACCGCGAGCGCTTCCGCGACCCGGGGCTCTACCACCTGCGGGTCTTCGGCGACCCGGCGGGCGGGACGTGGGGCTGGCGGTTCGGCGGGCACCACGTGTCGCTGAACAACCTCGTCGTCGACGGCCGGGTGGCCGCGACGACGCCGTGCTTCCTCGGCGCGAACCCGGCCACCACACCGCTGCTCGGCGGGGGCGTGCACCGCCCGCTCGGACCGACCGAGGACCTGGCGCGCGACATCGTGCGCGGGCTCCCGCCCGAGTTGCTCGACGCCGCGGTGCTCGCCGAGGCGGCACCGCCCGACCTGGTCACCGCGAACCGGGCGACGGCCGCGCCGGGGGACCGGCCGCTGCCGGGCACGGCGATCCGCCGGGAGTCCCCGCCCGGGCCCGCCGATCCGGTCGCCGGCACCGAGGAGGTCGCGCTCGGCGCGACCCCGCGCGGGGTCCCGGCGAGCGCGCTGGACGACCGCGGCCGTGACCTGCTGCGACGGCTGCTCTCGGCCTACCTCGACCGGGCACCGGCCGGGACCAGCCCGGTGCAGCGCTACGACGACGACGCGGCACTCGACGAGGTGCACCTGGCCTGGGCCGGCTCGACCGACCCCGGCGAGCCGCACTACTACCGGCTGCAGGGACCGCGGCTGCTGCTGGAGTGGGACAACACGCAGGACGGCGCCGACCACGCCCACTCGGTGTGGCGGGACCCCGAGTCCGACCTGGGGCTCGACGTCCTCGGCGAGCACCTGGCGTTCGCCCACCGCTGA
- the acs gene encoding acetate--CoA ligase — protein MTIAPPPGFAAHANVSAEAYAEAEADPEAFWAAQARRLEWDRAPEQGYDGSRWPEVTWFADGTLNVARNCVDRHVEAGNGATVALHWEGEPGDRRTVTYADLQREVSRCAHALTELGVGRGDVVVVYLPVLVETVVVMLACARIGAVHSLVFGGFSAAALRFRLTDGAAKLLVTTDGQYRRGKAVPVKANADEAADGVTSLEHVLVVRRTGSDVGWTEGRDIWWHDVVDRQPESHAAEAFGAESPLMLVYTSGTTGKPKGLLHTMGGYLTQTSWTSWACFDHKPDDVYWCTADLAWVTAHTYEVYGPLSNGVTQVIYEGTPDTPEPGRHFEIIERYGVTVYYTAPTLVRTYMKWGEEVPARHDLSSLRLLGSVGEAINPEAWRWFHRVVGGGRCPIVDTWWQSETGAAICAPLPGVTPLKPGSATHPLPGLSVRVVDQRGRTCDAGEGGLLVIDRPWPSMARTVWGDPERFRSSYFADFAEQGWYKAGDGAVVDDEGYVTLQGRIDDVMNVSGHRLGSIELESALVSHPRVAEAGVVGAPDPTTGQAVVAFVTVTDGPSDGLADELRAHVAAELGPVARPREVVLVGELPKTRSGKIMRRLLLDVTAGNEPGDTTSLVDPAAFAELAAGYRVRS, from the coding sequence GTGACCATCGCTCCGCCGCCCGGGTTCGCTGCGCACGCCAACGTCTCCGCTGAGGCCTACGCCGAGGCCGAGGCCGACCCCGAGGCGTTCTGGGCCGCGCAGGCCCGGCGCCTCGAGTGGGACCGCGCACCCGAGCAGGGGTACGACGGCAGCCGGTGGCCCGAGGTCACCTGGTTCGCCGACGGCACCCTGAACGTCGCCCGCAACTGCGTCGACCGGCACGTCGAGGCCGGGAACGGTGCCACCGTCGCGCTGCACTGGGAGGGCGAGCCGGGGGACCGGCGCACCGTCACCTACGCCGACCTGCAGCGTGAGGTGTCCCGCTGCGCGCACGCGCTCACCGAGCTCGGCGTGGGGCGCGGCGACGTCGTCGTCGTGTACCTGCCGGTGCTCGTCGAGACGGTCGTCGTGATGCTCGCCTGCGCCCGGATCGGTGCGGTCCACTCGCTGGTCTTCGGCGGGTTCTCCGCCGCCGCGCTCCGGTTCCGGCTCACCGACGGCGCCGCGAAGCTGCTGGTCACCACGGACGGGCAGTACCGGCGGGGGAAGGCGGTACCGGTCAAGGCGAACGCCGACGAGGCCGCGGACGGGGTCACGTCGCTGGAGCACGTCCTCGTCGTCCGCCGGACCGGGTCGGACGTCGGCTGGACCGAGGGCCGCGACATCTGGTGGCACGACGTCGTCGACCGCCAGCCGGAGTCGCACGCGGCCGAGGCGTTCGGCGCGGAGAGCCCGCTGATGCTCGTCTACACCTCGGGGACCACCGGGAAGCCCAAGGGACTGCTGCACACCATGGGCGGCTACCTCACCCAGACGTCGTGGACGTCGTGGGCGTGCTTCGACCACAAGCCCGACGACGTGTACTGGTGCACCGCGGACCTGGCCTGGGTCACCGCCCACACCTACGAGGTCTACGGCCCCCTCTCCAACGGCGTGACCCAGGTGATCTACGAGGGCACCCCGGACACCCCGGAGCCGGGCCGGCACTTCGAGATCATCGAGCGGTACGGCGTCACCGTCTACTACACCGCGCCGACCCTGGTGCGGACGTACATGAAGTGGGGCGAGGAGGTCCCGGCGCGGCACGACCTGTCGTCGCTGCGGCTGCTCGGCAGCGTCGGCGAGGCGATCAACCCGGAGGCCTGGCGCTGGTTCCACCGGGTCGTCGGTGGCGGCCGCTGCCCGATCGTCGACACCTGGTGGCAGTCCGAGACCGGCGCCGCGATCTGCGCGCCGCTGCCCGGCGTGACCCCGCTGAAGCCCGGCTCCGCGACACACCCGCTGCCCGGGCTGTCGGTGCGGGTCGTCGACCAGCGGGGACGGACCTGCGACGCCGGCGAGGGCGGGCTGCTGGTGATCGACCGGCCGTGGCCGTCGATGGCGCGCACGGTGTGGGGCGACCCGGAGCGGTTCCGCTCGTCGTACTTCGCGGACTTCGCCGAGCAGGGCTGGTACAAGGCCGGTGACGGTGCCGTGGTCGACGACGAGGGCTACGTGACCCTGCAGGGCCGGATCGACGACGTCATGAACGTCTCCGGGCACCGGCTCGGCTCGATCGAGCTGGAGTCGGCGCTGGTGTCGCACCCGCGGGTGGCGGAGGCCGGCGTCGTCGGCGCGCCGGACCCGACGACCGGGCAGGCCGTCGTCGCGTTCGTGACGGTGACCGACGGGCCGTCCGACGGGCTCGCCGACGAGCTGCGCGCGCACGTGGCCGCCGAGCTGGGGCCGGTCGCCCGGCCACGGGAGGTCGTGCTGGTCGGCGAGCTGCCGAAGACCCGCTCGGGGAAGATCATGCGCAGGCTGCTGCTGGACGTGACGGCCGGGAACGAGCCGGGGGACACGACGTCCCTGGTGGACCCGGCCGCCTTCGCGGAGCTGGCGGCCGGGTACCGGGTCAGGAGCTGA
- a CDS encoding putative quinol monooxygenase, with product MPTPTDDDRDLLTVIARMRAKPGREADLRAELEKLIEPTTKEDGYVNYDLHQGVDDPAVFFFYENWESEEKLGAHLQTPHLVHFQNVMGDLLDGELVIQKLKRIA from the coding sequence ATGCCCACCCCCACCGACGACGACCGCGACCTGCTCACCGTCATCGCCCGCATGCGGGCGAAGCCGGGCAGGGAGGCGGACCTGCGCGCCGAGCTGGAGAAGCTGATCGAGCCGACCACGAAGGAGGACGGCTACGTCAACTACGACCTCCACCAGGGCGTGGACGACCCTGCGGTGTTCTTCTTCTACGAGAACTGGGAGTCCGAGGAGAAGCTCGGGGCGCACCTGCAGACCCCGCACCTCGTGCACTTCCAGAACGTCATGGGCGACCTGCTCGACGGCGAGCTGGTGATCCAGAAGCTGAAGCGGATCGCCTGA
- a CDS encoding DUF3500 domain-containing protein: MSDAANTRETAGAMAEAAREWLDTLDPGQREAAVGNAPAGDGDIDAERRRWFYTPTDHGGLTFHEQLPPQQRAAMKLVGTGLSRAAYVTVATVMGLENVLDHTEGFVTLFDRTRGRDPQMYYLRVFGEPGAEGTWAWRFGGHHVSVNMLVVDGEVVASTPCFLGADPATSELLGEATLRPLGRVEDLARDLVRSLPGELRDRAVLLDKAPPDLVAANRTDPQDGDDWIPLAGIWRDRFANDTEQGRLEAMSETIEERAAFTGDDVAAVRLGRAPKGVPASDLDGGQREQLRALLATYLRRVPDALSPIARYDDDAALDRVHVAWAGALADGAPNYYRLQGPRLLVEWDNTQRDANHAHSVWRDPSADFGLDVLGAHRAARHLS; this comes from the coding sequence ATGAGCGACGCGGCGAACACGCGGGAGACGGCCGGCGCCATGGCGGAGGCGGCCCGCGAGTGGCTGGACACCCTCGACCCCGGGCAGCGGGAGGCGGCCGTCGGGAACGCCCCGGCGGGCGACGGCGACATCGACGCCGAGCGGCGCCGCTGGTTCTACACCCCGACCGACCACGGGGGCCTGACCTTCCACGAGCAGCTGCCGCCGCAGCAGCGGGCGGCGATGAAGCTCGTCGGGACCGGGCTGTCGCGCGCCGCCTACGTCACCGTCGCGACCGTGATGGGGCTGGAGAACGTCCTCGACCACACCGAGGGCTTCGTGACCCTGTTCGACCGCACCCGGGGCCGGGACCCGCAGATGTACTACCTGCGCGTCTTCGGCGAGCCCGGCGCGGAGGGGACCTGGGCCTGGCGGTTCGGCGGGCACCACGTCTCGGTCAACATGCTGGTGGTCGACGGCGAGGTCGTCGCCTCCACACCGTGCTTCCTCGGCGCCGACCCGGCGACCTCCGAGCTGCTGGGGGAGGCGACCCTGCGCCCGCTCGGCCGGGTCGAGGACCTGGCCCGCGACCTCGTCCGGTCGCTGCCCGGCGAGCTGCGTGACCGGGCGGTGCTGCTGGACAAGGCGCCGCCGGACCTGGTCGCGGCGAACCGCACCGACCCGCAGGACGGCGACGACTGGATCCCGCTCGCCGGCATCTGGCGGGACCGGTTCGCGAACGACACCGAGCAGGGCAGGCTCGAGGCGATGAGCGAGACCATCGAGGAGCGCGCGGCCTTCACCGGCGACGACGTCGCGGCCGTGCGGCTGGGGCGCGCCCCGAAGGGCGTCCCGGCGTCCGACCTGGACGGCGGGCAGCGCGAGCAGCTGCGCGCCCTGCTCGCCACCTACCTGCGCCGGGTCCCCGACGCGCTCTCGCCGATCGCCCGCTACGACGACGACGCCGCCCTCGACCGCGTCCACGTCGCCTGGGCGGGGGCGCTGGCCGACGGCGCCCCGAACTACTACCGGCTGCAGGGTCCGCGGCTGCTGGTCGAGTGGGACAACACCCAGCGCGACGCCAACCACGCCCACTCGGTGTGGCGGGACCCGTCGGCCGACTTCGGGCTCGACGTGCTCGGTGCCCACCGGGCGGCCCGCCACCTGTCCTGA
- a CDS encoding Lrp/AsnC family transcriptional regulator: protein MLTLDALDVDLLAALQERPRAGVLELSRTLTVARGTVQARLDRMEQAGVITGYGPDVDLPAAGYGVQAFVTLEIAQGELGDVAAALAELPAVTEAYATTGSSDVLCRLAASSHEDLQATLLALGRSPLVARSTSVVVLSTLVAPRWRPLLEDRHREGPVRAPAYRS from the coding sequence GTGCTCACGCTGGACGCCCTCGACGTCGACCTGCTCGCCGCGCTGCAGGAACGGCCGCGGGCCGGGGTGCTGGAGCTGTCCCGCACCCTCACGGTCGCCCGCGGCACCGTGCAGGCCCGCCTGGACCGCATGGAGCAGGCGGGCGTGATCACCGGGTACGGGCCCGACGTCGACCTCCCCGCGGCCGGGTACGGGGTGCAGGCGTTCGTGACGCTGGAGATCGCCCAGGGCGAGCTGGGCGACGTCGCCGCCGCGCTGGCGGAGCTGCCCGCCGTCACCGAGGCGTACGCGACGACCGGGTCGTCGGACGTGCTGTGCCGGCTGGCGGCGTCGTCGCACGAGGACCTGCAGGCGACCCTGCTCGCGCTGGGCCGGTCACCGCTGGTGGCACGCTCGACCAGCGTCGTCGTGCTGTCCACACTGGTCGCGCCGCGCTGGCGGCCGCTGCTGGAGGACCGGCACCGGGAGGGGCCGGTCCGGGCACCGGCGTACCGGTCCTGA
- a CDS encoding LacI family DNA-binding transcriptional regulator: MAPTLTDVARTAGVALSTASRAFSDPDRLGAATRRRILAAAQELGYAPRPVEPAPAARGTATVAAVVPDIANPVFSRFVKAAQAQGRQTRTTVVVADTDYDPDREREAITGLCARVDGIVVHSSRLDGAEVLDLCGSTPSVLVNREVAGGDCVIADSTQGLRETVDHLDALGHRRIAYVQGRSDSWSNQHRVGLLRALADEYGLELHLLGWHTETVDGGTAAAARVLATGATAAMTHNDLVALGLLAGARTLGVRVPDDLSVVGSDDIPFAALSAPGLSSIATPMDRAGTLACEVLGRAAAERTAPRVVRLPTHLVVRGTTGPARAERTLEVTS; encoded by the coding sequence GTGGCGCCCACCCTGACCGACGTCGCCCGCACCGCGGGCGTCGCCCTGTCGACCGCGTCGCGGGCGTTCTCCGACCCGGACCGGCTCGGCGCGGCGACCCGCCGGCGGATCCTCGCCGCGGCCCAGGAGCTGGGCTACGCACCGCGCCCGGTGGAGCCGGCCCCGGCGGCGCGCGGCACCGCGACCGTCGCCGCGGTCGTCCCGGACATCGCCAACCCGGTCTTCTCCCGCTTCGTCAAGGCCGCCCAGGCCCAGGGGCGCCAGACCCGGACGACCGTCGTCGTCGCCGACACCGACTACGACCCCGACCGCGAGCGCGAGGCGATCACCGGCCTGTGCGCGCGGGTCGACGGGATCGTCGTCCACTCCTCCCGCCTCGACGGCGCCGAGGTGCTCGACCTCTGCGGGTCGACGCCGTCGGTGCTGGTCAACCGCGAGGTCGCCGGCGGGGACTGCGTCATCGCCGACTCCACCCAGGGACTGCGGGAGACCGTCGACCACCTCGACGCGCTCGGCCACCGCCGGATCGCCTACGTCCAGGGCCGCTCGGACTCCTGGTCCAACCAGCACCGGGTCGGGCTGCTCCGCGCACTCGCCGACGAGTACGGCCTGGAGCTGCACCTGCTCGGCTGGCACACCGAGACCGTCGACGGCGGCACCGCCGCCGCGGCCCGCGTGCTCGCCACCGGCGCGACCGCCGCGATGACCCACAACGACCTCGTCGCGCTCGGCCTGCTCGCCGGTGCCCGCACCCTCGGTGTCCGGGTGCCCGACGACCTGTCCGTCGTCGGCAGCGACGACATCCCCTTCGCGGCGCTGTCGGCCCCCGGGCTGTCCAGCATCGCCACCCCGATGGACCGCGCCGGGACGCTCGCCTGCGAGGTACTCGGCCGCGCGGCGGCCGAGCGCACCGCGCCGCGCGTGGTCCGCCTGCCCACCCACCTCGTCGTCCGCGGCACCACCGGTCCCGCGCGCGCCGAGCGCACCCTGGAGGTCACCTCGTGA
- a CDS encoding 2-hydroxyacid dehydrogenase produces the protein MKIVVADQNLVGLRDELEAALPTGSEVVWSPTRDVADVAALVPGAEVLISGRCSKEVATAGPQLRLVHAAGAGTDGIDVDALPAGCTVANTFHHEDSIAEYVVASAIALSRGFLAQDTALRAGHWPTPAYDEAAPWMRSLAGATIGFVGFGHIGARSWDRLRVFGARGVAVSRRGAIDAGETGLDWAGPTADRLGDLLAVSDVVVVSAPLTPETEGMIGAAELASMKDSAVLVNVGRGPLVAERPLYEALRDGVVGGAAIDVWYGYPEPGSAHAEPSSLPFRELGNVLMTPHSSGLTHQTFAGRADDIGANVHRLAAGEAIRNVVAVAP, from the coding sequence GTGAAGATCGTCGTCGCGGACCAGAACCTGGTCGGGCTGCGGGACGAGCTGGAGGCCGCGCTGCCCACCGGCAGCGAGGTCGTCTGGTCGCCGACCCGCGACGTCGCCGACGTCGCCGCACTGGTGCCGGGCGCGGAGGTGCTGATCTCCGGCCGGTGCTCGAAGGAGGTCGCGACGGCCGGCCCGCAGCTGCGGCTGGTGCACGCCGCGGGCGCGGGCACCGACGGCATCGACGTCGACGCGCTCCCCGCGGGCTGCACGGTCGCGAACACCTTCCACCACGAGGACTCGATCGCCGAGTACGTCGTCGCGTCGGCGATCGCGCTGAGCCGCGGTTTCCTCGCCCAGGACACCGCGCTGCGCGCCGGGCACTGGCCCACCCCCGCCTACGACGAGGCGGCCCCCTGGATGCGCTCGCTGGCCGGCGCGACGATCGGGTTCGTCGGCTTCGGCCACATCGGCGCGCGGTCCTGGGACCGGCTGCGGGTGTTCGGCGCCCGCGGGGTCGCGGTGAGCCGGCGCGGCGCGATCGACGCGGGGGAGACCGGCCTGGACTGGGCGGGCCCGACCGCCGACCGGCTGGGCGACCTGCTCGCGGTGTCCGACGTCGTCGTCGTGAGCGCCCCGCTGACGCCGGAGACCGAGGGCATGATCGGTGCGGCCGAGCTGGCGTCCATGAAGGACTCCGCGGTGCTGGTCAACGTCGGCCGTGGCCCGCTGGTGGCGGAACGGCCGCTCTACGAGGCGCTGCGCGACGGCGTGGTCGGCGGTGCCGCGATCGACGTCTGGTACGGCTACCCGGAGCCCGGGTCGGCGCACGCGGAGCCGTCGTCGCTGCCGTTCCGCGAGCTGGGGAACGTCCTCATGACCCCGCACTCGTCGGGACTGACCCACCAGACCTTCGCCGGGCGCGCCGACGACATCGGCGCGAACGTGCACCGCCTCGCCGCGGGCGAGGCGATCCGCAACGTCGTGGCGGTCGCGCCGTGA
- the manD gene encoding D-mannonate dehydratase ManD: MTADRIVAAEVLITSPGRNHVTLKITTRDGLVGWGDATLNGRELAVAAYLREHLCPQLLGRDPSRIEDTWQYLYRGAYWRRGPVTMTAVGAVDLALWDIKGKAASLPVYQLLGGAVRDRVRAYTHATGWEVAQLCDAVDAVVERGFTAVRVQTGVPGLDTVYGVGRGPGYEPAGRGTVPAEEVWDTAAYLRHVPDALAAVRAHTGPEPALLHDAHHRLTPIEAARLGKALEPVDLFWLEDVTPAENQDVLRRVRAHTTTPLAIGEVFSTLWEFQQLITEQLIDHARAAVTHSGGISALRRLAALADVWQVKVSPHGPSDVSPIAMAASAHVALATPNHGIQEYMGYPEQVHEVFRHAWTCDDGHLDPGDAPGLGVDVDEALAARFPYEPALLPVARRRDGSMTDW, encoded by the coding sequence GTGACCGCCGACCGCATCGTCGCGGCGGAGGTGCTGATCACCTCGCCGGGCCGCAACCACGTCACCCTCAAGATCACCACCCGGGACGGCCTGGTCGGCTGGGGCGACGCGACGCTGAACGGCCGGGAGCTCGCCGTCGCCGCCTACCTGCGGGAACACCTGTGCCCGCAGCTGCTCGGCCGCGACCCGTCCCGCATCGAGGACACCTGGCAGTACTTGTACCGGGGCGCCTACTGGCGGCGCGGGCCGGTCACCATGACCGCGGTCGGCGCCGTCGACCTGGCGCTGTGGGACATCAAGGGCAAGGCCGCCAGCCTGCCCGTCTACCAGCTGCTCGGGGGCGCCGTCCGGGACCGGGTGCGGGCCTACACCCACGCCACCGGCTGGGAGGTCGCTCAGCTGTGCGACGCCGTCGACGCCGTCGTCGAGCGCGGGTTCACCGCCGTCCGGGTGCAGACCGGCGTGCCCGGCCTGGACACCGTCTACGGCGTCGGGCGCGGGCCCGGCTACGAGCCGGCCGGGCGCGGCACCGTCCCCGCGGAGGAGGTCTGGGACACCGCCGCCTACCTGCGCCACGTGCCCGACGCGCTGGCCGCGGTCCGCGCGCACACCGGACCGGAGCCCGCGCTGCTGCACGACGCCCACCACCGCCTCACCCCGATCGAGGCCGCCCGGCTCGGGAAGGCCCTCGAACCGGTCGACCTGTTCTGGCTCGAGGACGTCACCCCGGCCGAGAACCAGGACGTGCTGCGCCGGGTCCGCGCCCACACCACGACGCCGCTGGCGATCGGCGAGGTCTTCTCCACGCTCTGGGAGTTCCAGCAGCTGATCACCGAGCAGCTGATCGACCACGCCCGGGCCGCCGTCACCCACTCCGGCGGGATCAGCGCGCTGCGCAGGCTGGCCGCGCTCGCCGACGTCTGGCAGGTGAAGGTGAGCCCGCACGGCCCCTCGGACGTCTCGCCGATCGCGATGGCCGCGTCCGCGCACGTCGCGCTGGCCACGCCGAACCACGGGATCCAGGAGTACATGGGCTACCCGGAGCAGGTGCACGAGGTGTTCCGGCACGCCTGGACCTGCGACGACGGGCACCTGGACCCCGGCGACGCCCCCGGGCTCGGGGTCGACGTCGACGAGGCGCTCGCCGCCCGCTTCCCCTACGAACCCGCCCTGCTGCCGGTCGCGCGCCGCCGCGACGGCTCGATGACGGACTGGTGA
- a CDS encoding mannitol dehydrogenase family protein produces the protein MTAVLPTETPAPDGTGIVHLGLSNFHRAHQAVHTAAALAGGGPWGILGVAPRSAGIADAMAAQQDRYAVVEISPEGERAVVPAVHTGTAVAAREPERVLGALAAESTRIVSLTVTEQGYTIDPRTGGLDLDHPGVRADLAGSATTAVGLVARGLLRRARGHGAPVSVLSCDNLLGNGDVTARLVREFAAALPPGDAAALGSYLDTVTFPNSMVDRIVPATTDTTRAAAARLLGTADAVPVPSEPFSMWALEDRFAAGRPAWDRAGAGVPGAVFTDDVAGYELLKLRLLNGTHSLIAYLGALAGEDLIARSVARPAVRGAAERVLHDDHLPTVAVPAGVDADAYAARLFTRWSNTALGHRTRQVGSDGSLKLAQRIPGPAARHLADGRMPHHLALTVAAWLACVAPPPGSDPGPHAAAMAEPARDRLAATAAGLAPAHVRAGLDLLGGDLPDAFAARVTELFEVLVRHGVDDAVAEAAGTRSAA, from the coding sequence GTGACCGCCGTGCTCCCGACCGAGACCCCGGCCCCGGACGGCACCGGGATCGTCCACCTGGGACTGAGCAACTTCCATCGCGCGCACCAGGCCGTGCACACCGCCGCCGCGCTCGCCGGCGGTGGTCCGTGGGGGATCCTCGGCGTCGCACCCCGGTCGGCCGGGATCGCGGACGCGATGGCCGCGCAGCAGGACCGCTACGCCGTCGTCGAGATCTCCCCGGAGGGCGAGCGGGCGGTGGTGCCCGCCGTGCACACCGGCACCGCCGTCGCGGCCCGCGAGCCGGAGCGGGTGCTCGGCGCGCTGGCCGCGGAGTCCACCCGGATCGTCTCGCTCACCGTCACCGAGCAGGGCTACACGATCGACCCGCGCACCGGCGGGCTCGACCTCGACCACCCCGGTGTCCGGGCCGACCTGGCCGGGTCGGCGACGACCGCGGTCGGCCTGGTGGCCCGTGGTCTGCTCCGGCGGGCCCGCGGCCACGGCGCCCCGGTCAGCGTGCTCAGCTGCGACAACCTGCTCGGCAACGGTGACGTCACCGCACGGCTGGTGCGGGAGTTCGCCGCGGCGCTGCCGCCCGGCGATGCCGCGGCGCTCGGGTCCTACCTGGACACCGTGACGTTCCCGAACTCCATGGTGGACCGGATCGTCCCCGCCACCACCGACACGACCCGGGCCGCGGCCGCACGGCTGCTCGGGACCGCCGACGCCGTCCCGGTCCCGTCCGAGCCGTTCAGCATGTGGGCGCTGGAGGACCGGTTCGCCGCGGGCCGTCCCGCCTGGGACCGGGCCGGGGCGGGGGTGCCCGGTGCCGTGTTCACCGACGACGTCGCGGGCTACGAGCTGCTCAAGCTGCGGCTGCTCAACGGCACCCACTCGCTGATCGCCTACCTGGGGGCGCTGGCGGGGGAGGACCTGATCGCCCGCTCGGTCGCCCGGCCGGCCGTCCGGGGCGCCGCCGAGCGGGTGCTGCACGACGACCACCTGCCGACCGTCGCCGTCCCGGCGGGCGTCGACGCCGACGCGTACGCCGCCCGGCTGTTCACCCGCTGGTCGAACACCGCGCTCGGGCACCGCACCCGCCAGGTCGGCTCGGACGGGTCGCTCAAGCTCGCGCAGCGGATCCCCGGTCCGGCCGCCCGGCACCTCGCGGACGGGCGGATGCCGCACCACCTCGCGCTCACCGTCGCCGCGTGGCTGGCCTGCGTCGCCCCGCCGCCGGGGTCCGATCCCGGGCCGCACGCCGCCGCGATGGCCGAGCCGGCCCGCGATCGGCTCGCCGCGACGGCCGCCGGGCTCGCACCGGCGCACGTCCGGGCGGGGCTGGACCTCCTCGGCGGCGACCTCCCGGACGCGTTCGCCGCCCGGGTCACCGAGCTGTTCGAGGTGCTGGTCCGGCACGGCGTCGACGACGCCGTGGCCGAGGCCGCCGGGACCAGGAGCGCCGCATGA
- a CDS encoding alcohol dehydrogenase catalytic domain-containing protein — translation MTATTIPGRTRAAVLHGALDLRVEEVPVAAPGPGEVLVAVEAVGVCGSDVHYFTDGRNGRNVLRAPMVLGHEAAGTVAAVGDGVHGVEAGTRVAVEPAVGCGTCPTCRSGAYHLCPSGTCLGSPPTHGAMSGYRAVPARAVHPLPDTLGTELAALVEPLGVAVHAVRRAGVATGHRVLVTGAGPIGVLVAQAARAAGAEQVVVTDVHDARLDRAAALGATGTVNTARDELPAAAFDRLLECSAVPAALWQGMHALGPAGRATVVGQAPPSADGLPLALMQRWEIDLNASFRSAHAFAPAIGLAASGRVDLAGVLTGRFALDEAPDALRAPGADPRHLKVVVRPGD, via the coding sequence ATGACCGCCACCACGATCCCCGGCCGCACCCGCGCCGCCGTCCTGCACGGGGCGTTGGACCTGCGGGTGGAGGAGGTGCCGGTGGCCGCGCCCGGGCCCGGCGAGGTGCTCGTCGCCGTCGAGGCGGTCGGCGTCTGCGGCTCCGACGTGCACTACTTCACCGACGGCCGCAACGGCCGCAACGTGCTCCGCGCGCCGATGGTGCTCGGTCACGAGGCGGCCGGGACGGTCGCCGCCGTCGGCGACGGCGTGCACGGCGTCGAGGCCGGGACCCGGGTCGCCGTCGAACCGGCGGTCGGCTGCGGGACCTGCCCGACCTGCCGGTCCGGGGCCTACCACCTGTGCCCGTCCGGCACCTGCCTCGGCTCGCCACCCACCCACGGCGCCATGTCCGGCTACCGCGCCGTGCCCGCACGCGCGGTGCACCCGCTCCCGGACACGCTCGGCACCGAGCTCGCCGCGCTGGTGGAGCCGCTGGGGGTCGCGGTGCACGCGGTGCGCCGGGCCGGGGTGGCGACCGGGCACCGCGTGCTGGTCACCGGCGCCGGCCCGATCGGCGTGCTGGTCGCGCAGGCCGCGCGGGCAGCCGGGGCCGAGCAGGTCGTCGTCACCGACGTGCACGACGCGCGGCTCGACCGGGCCGCAGCGCTCGGCGCGACGGGCACCGTGAACACCGCCCGCGACGAGCTCCCGGCCGCCGCGTTCGACCGGCTGCTGGAGTGCTCGGCCGTCCCGGCGGCGCTCTGGCAGGGCATGCACGCGCTCGGCCCGGCCGGGCGGGCGACCGTCGTCGGGCAGGCCCCGCCGTCGGCCGACGGGCTGCCGCTGGCGCTGATGCAGCGCTGGGAGATCGACCTGAACGCCTCGTTCCGGTCCGCGCACGCGTTCGCGCCCGCCATCGGGCTCGCCGCGTCCGGGCGGGTGGACCTGGCCGGTGTGCTGACCGGCCGGTTCGCCCTCGACGAGGCTCCCGACGCCCTCCGGGCACCGGGAGCCGACCCGCGTCACCTCAAGGTCGTCGTGCGCCCGGGCGACTGA